The following are encoded together in the Panicum virgatum strain AP13 chromosome 6K, P.virgatum_v5, whole genome shotgun sequence genome:
- the LOC120712369 gene encoding caldesmon-like: MATYNFDLLELADGESGEAAVSIVVGKKKTEAAAAKIADAADPVEPAAHGKPKYSYFAKLQHDNGVRKCQQELKRLRGVLIKLREEETKLKEKQGNEDRIKELSEEQRRLRQEQRKLRIEEAKLVTDRKTFYQEHNIPLEEDERKKLNNSDFANADSGSNYEDVNVNVYNDNDSGNYGDNDQVLEQVFDGGEHYSYGHDERQDNYSNGERQGNRQGQPKMKKVYVAKVKASSDAGTEAEENPEKNVVSATASVTEQKEANADNANVVPASESDKSAGDAAQDGPNNRQGAGTGVRTFFRKERLNGSEKRKKKNAKKGSGNEQEKAANKQDSETDGLKKQAEKQPLEEEKKTLAEYEKMREKTKRSSEASKTEVRKVTAEEFKGLQLLAKKKLDHEEAVMKVEKVQPKIKEASKKEETVEAEGKEDAAKDAKPKKVTIPRQNLGFRTPRRVSYDQEDGSSARGRFNSTFQGGIRDNSTEPRVAQNEAAAQNGNGASRGVYNRRGDAAPRGDYSGRLDGYNMGNGGYGYGRGNGGYQGNGGGYRPQQQQHGNAGRYQQQRSGNGGYYQQRGAANDGHYQERRDSAPALDVKDMSKFPALTVPVSARSGAPVPAPKPAPAEGSAPASA; this comes from the exons atggcCACCTACAACTTCGACCTGCTGGAGCTCGCGGACGGCGAGTCGGGAGAGGCCGCGGTCTCCATCGTCGTCGGCAAGAAgaagacggaggccgccgccgccaagatcgccgacgccgccgacccCGTCGAGCCGGCCGCCCACGGGAAGCCCAAGTACTCCTACTTCGCCAAGCTTCAGCACGATAACG GTGTAAGAAAATGTCAGCAAGAGCTGAAAAGGTTGAGGGGTGTTCTAATAAAACTGAGGGAGGAGGAAACAAAATTGAAGGAGAAGCAAGGGAACGAAGACCGTATCAAGGAGTTGTCCGAGGAGCAAAGGAGGCTGAGGCAGGAGCAGAGGAAGCTGAGGATTGAGGAAGCTAAATTGGTGACTGATAGAAAAACTTTCTATCAGGAGCACAACATTCCTTTGGAGGAGGATGAGAGGAAGAAACTCAACAATTCGGATTTTGCCAATGCAGATTCTGGCAGCAATTATGAAGATGTTAATGTCAATGTATACAATGATAATGACAGTGGCAACTATGGGGACAATGATCAGGTGTTGGAACAGGTGTTTGATGGTGGTGAGCATTACTCATATGGACATGACGAGAGGCAGGACAACTACAGCAACGGTGAGAGGCAGGGGAACCGTCAAGGCCAGCCCAAGATGAAGAAGGTGTATGTTGCCAAGGTGAAGGCGTCCTCTGATGCTGGAACGGAGGCTGAGGAAAATCCTGAAAAGAATGTGGTGTCCGCTACCGCTAGCGTGACAGAACAGAAAGAGGCTAATGCTGATAATGCCAACGTTGTGCCTGCTTCGGAATCAGACAAGTCCGCTGG GGATGCTGCCCAAGATGGTCCTAACAACCGACAAGGTGCCGGCACTGGAGTAAGGACATTTTTCCGAAAGGAGAGGCTTAATGGCTctgagaagaggaagaagaaaaatgctAAGAAAGGCAGCGGCAATGAGCAGGAGAAGGCGGCAAATAAGCAAGATTCTGAGACAGACGGTTTAAAGAAACAAGCTGAAAAGCAACCactggaagaagagaaaaag ACCCTTGCTGAGTATGAGAAGATGCGTGAGAAGACAAAGAGGTCCTCGGAAGCCTCAAAAACTGAGGTGAGGAAGGTCACCGCTGAAGAATTTAAGGGCCTGCAATTATTAGCAAAAAAGAAGCTGGATCATGAGGAAGCTGTCATGAAGGTAGAAAAGGTTCAGCCCAAGATTAAAGAGGCTAGCAAGAAGGAAGAAACAGTTGAGGCAGAGGGAAAGGAGGATGCTGCAAAGGATGCCAAACCTAAGAAG GTTACCATCCCCCGCCAAAACCTTGGGTTCAGAACCCCAAGACGCGTCTCCTATGATCAGGAAGATGGCTCTTCTGCTCGTGGCCGCTTTAATAGCACTTTCCAGGGCGGGATCCGCGACAACAGCACCGAGCCCCGGGTAGCCCAGAACGAAGCTGCCGCTCAAAACGGCAATGGCGCATCAAGGGGCGTCTACAACAGGCGAGGGGACGCCGCCCCGAGGGGCGACTACTCCGGCCGCCTCGACGGATACAACATGGGCAACGGCGGCTACGGCTACGGCAGGGGCAACGGCGGGTACCAAGGCAATGGAGGAGGCTACAGGccacaacagcagcagcatggCAATGCTGGCAGATACCAGCAGCAGCGCTCTGGCAATGGTGGCTACTACCAGCAGAGGGGGGCAGCCAACGACGGTCACTACCAGGAGCGCCGCGATTCTGCGCCGGCGCTGGACGTCAAGGACATGTCCAAGTTCCCTGCGCTGACTGTACCCGTCTCGGCCCGATCTGGTGCGCCGGTCCCTGCGCCCAAGCCAGCCCCAGCTGAGGGCTCTGCTCCGGCTTCGGCCTAA